From the genome of Methanocella sp., one region includes:
- a CDS encoding PIG-L deacetylase family protein, giving the protein MSKVQLAGPLLVVSAHPDDMELMAGGLVARAISQGLDAYSLVISDGCENGTAVIRKNELMQAAKVLGLKGVRLCGMKDGRIPHNIDMVRMVEDYIDEVSPAMVITHTDHDTHQDHKNVCNITLSAARVKSSIVLLGETPSSYMSENLVYCDISDTLDIKCKALAKYKSQIKDGPINIKEVKTLAAYRGSRVRIKYAEAFVNWRMLL; this is encoded by the coding sequence GTGTCAAAAGTGCAACTAGCGGGACCTCTACTTGTCGTGTCTGCTCATCCGGATGATATGGAACTGATGGCGGGAGGGCTTGTCGCGCGCGCGATCTCCCAGGGTTTGGACGCCTATTCGCTGGTCATCAGCGACGGCTGCGAGAACGGCACCGCCGTCATCCGGAAGAATGAGCTGATGCAGGCGGCGAAGGTGCTGGGGCTCAAGGGAGTCCGGCTCTGCGGCATGAAAGATGGCCGAATACCCCATAATATAGATATGGTCAGGATGGTCGAGGACTACATCGACGAAGTGAGCCCCGCAATGGTCATTACCCACACGGACCACGACACGCACCAGGACCATAAGAACGTCTGCAACATCACGCTGTCCGCCGCCCGGGTCAAGTCATCCATCGTGCTGCTGGGCGAAACTCCCTCGTCGTACATGAGCGAGAACCTGGTATACTGCGATATATCAGACACGCTGGACATCAAATGTAAGGCTCTGGCAAAGTATAAGTCCCAGATCAAGGACGGGCCCATCAACATCAAAGAGGTTAAAACGCTCGCCGCATACCGGGGCAGCCGGGTCCGGATCAAGTACGCCGAGGCGTTCGTGAACTGGCGGATGCTTTTATAA
- a CDS encoding glycosyltransferase family 2 protein: MTETLIGEKRQDLNFLYTPEADIPGLKLASVIILAYNSFRDLCECLPTIMRQTRRGYEVIVPDNSSSNDTCELIKNNYKDVRLIDNGANLGYPAGNNRGFQYARGKYIVIVNPDVVVDDAWLDELVKPLEKDPRIAITTSKILMYGADKINTCANHIHFSGLGFCRGLKSEASSYDTPEVVGAMSGCSFAIRREAFEDLAGFDPDFFLYLEDTDLSLRARLRGYRIQYVPTSIVYHKYRMSLTPAKEFYLERNRHMLLLKNYGARTLLLMFPALLMTEAVTWGYAVLHGLPYVREKLRAYWWMLTHLGDVMEKRRRVQQGRKISDREFIGLLEWRIPFEQLIDSRPLCRFADLTLNNFYRLYFTLIKKLV; encoded by the coding sequence ATGACCGAAACGCTAATCGGCGAAAAGCGCCAGGACCTGAACTTTTTATATACGCCCGAGGCCGACATCCCGGGCCTTAAGCTCGCTTCGGTCATCATTCTCGCCTACAACAGCTTCCGGGACCTCTGCGAGTGCCTGCCGACCATCATGCGCCAGACCCGCCGGGGCTACGAGGTGATCGTTCCGGACAACAGTTCCTCGAACGATACCTGCGAGCTCATAAAGAATAATTACAAGGACGTCAGGCTCATCGATAACGGGGCGAACCTCGGCTACCCGGCCGGCAACAACCGGGGCTTCCAGTATGCCAGGGGCAAGTACATCGTGATCGTCAACCCGGACGTCGTCGTGGACGACGCCTGGCTCGACGAGCTCGTCAAACCCCTGGAAAAAGACCCGCGTATAGCCATCACGACCTCCAAGATCCTGATGTACGGCGCCGATAAGATCAACACATGCGCCAACCACATACACTTCAGCGGCCTGGGCTTCTGCCGGGGCCTTAAGAGCGAAGCGTCCTCGTACGATACGCCGGAGGTGGTCGGGGCCATGTCGGGCTGCTCCTTCGCCATACGAAGGGAAGCCTTCGAGGATCTGGCCGGCTTCGACCCGGACTTTTTCCTGTACCTGGAAGATACAGACCTCTCCCTGCGTGCCCGGCTCCGGGGCTACAGGATCCAATACGTCCCGACCTCGATCGTTTACCACAAGTACAGGATGTCCCTGACGCCCGCGAAGGAGTTCTACCTGGAGCGCAACCGGCATATGCTGCTCCTGAAGAATTACGGCGCAAGGACTCTGCTGCTCATGTTCCCCGCGCTGCTTATGACGGAGGCCGTCACGTGGGGATATGCCGTGCTCCACGGCCTGCCCTATGTCCGGGAAAAGTTGCGGGCCTACTGGTGGATGCTGACACACCTGGGCGATGTCATGGAAAAAAGGCGCCGCGTCCAGCAGGGTCGAAAAATATCGGACCGCGAGTTCATCGGCCTCCTCGAATGGAGAATACCGTTCGAGCAGCTCATCGATAGCCGGCCCTTATGCCGCTTTGCCGATCTGACGTTGAACAATTTCTACCGGCTCTATTTTACGCTAATAAAAAAGCTCGTGTGA